In Vicia villosa cultivar HV-30 ecotype Madison, WI linkage group LG7, Vvil1.0, whole genome shotgun sequence, the DNA window AATCGAACCTAAAAATTATTAGATCTTGTGTTAGGATATACTGCAAATAAGAAGATGAAAATGATATGATAAAAGTTGTATGCAATATATTCCAAAACGTGTGTTTACACAAAATTTTAGGTTCTATCATTAAGCATATAGATCATGATATTTGGCTCTTAAAACCTATAATTTTcataataaaaacattaaaatgcTCCCACCAAACTTTGAATTTGGGACACCAATACTACATCTAACTATTTTAATCACTATGcaattgttttcttttataattttttactaTAAATTAAATCAGATATTCTGACGCAATTGCAAGCACTAACCCTCCAGTCGAAAAGAACTATACTCTATGACTTCTTTGTCTTGTCTAAACAtcgataaatttatattaaagatattttgaaaatttgtcaACATAAATAATTGTGAGGCATAAAACAACCATCTTCCTCATCACTCCCTTAAATTTGTTCTATCTATTTATTAAGGGATTTTgtgtataaattttaatatttaacaaaaacatatataagaaTTTTATTTAGCCAAGAGTTtaataatacaattttttttatcatatactAATTTTTTGATCATATACAGTCGATCGCATTGTCCTCATTAATTACTAGTCTTAATTAGATAAAAGTGTACcttattcaaaattaaaatataaagtcATAACTTTTTTAAAGTGGTCATTTGAGtacttttaattttataaaagttagaaataaataaatttagtaattaaaaaaaatattgattcaTATGTTTTCCTCTTGGACATATGGTGTAGGAAAAGCATTGCTCATAAGTTAATATGAGATTTTTTTATCAATATGCcacaaaaatgaaaataaaataccaatataccgcaaattgaagaaaaaaattcaaaatgccCTCTTTGCAGTTGGGGTTCGTCCAACCTTTGCCTGATTCtatgggaaaaaaatttattcagtTGGAGTTCACTCAACCCTTGGACGAATaattgaaaaattataaaaaatttgttaAGTCGGTTAAACATGATACCTGACTTAACAAGTGGAAATTTCAGGTTTCGTATTTAAAATGAATACCTGACTTAACAAGTGTGGAACCTGAAATTTTCCACTTGTTAAGTTGGATATCCTTTTAACCGATTTAAAACGTTTTCTACAATTTTCAAGTGTTCGTCCAAGGGTTGGCCGAATTCCAActgaataaatttttttcatgGTATCGGTCAAGGTTGGACGAATCACTaggtattttgaaaaaaatttttcaataatttgtgacacattagtattttattttcatttttatggcatattgataaaaaaaatcctAATATGGTGCATATATTGTGAAAAAGTAGAGAGACTTTTGCAGTAGCTATTCTTGTGTAATTAGTGTAGGGTCCTGTCTTTCACCTTTAGTTACTCACAGTGCTTTCCACGCTAGGTCTTTTATAATTTATACATGCATGCAACATTTATTTTATAAAAGTGTCTTTTTACTAATTACTACAGTTTTTTTTTTACCATAAACCTAAAAGAATGAATTCCAATAATTTAAAAGAATCATTCATATCAAATATTGGAATGGAAGTACAATCTCAACCGTTCAAATCATAGACAAAGACAAAACTTAGAGGTAAATCATCAAGTTTTACCAACTTGTTGAAAACTTTATTCATATCTTCAAGGTGGGACATAGCTGCTACCACAGAAGGGTGTACAAACCAGTAATTCTAATGAGCAATGATAGCATGCCTCCTCTATAATTTGAATTGTTAgtatcttttcctaagttttaaGATTGTGAgaatatttatcaaattttaagtTTGAAAATATGCTATTATATTTACTATAGTCTATCATACATATGTTAATAAAACAGAAACTTAATCTTTAAAAATCTGGTAGGACATCTTAGCCTATTTAAGATTCTATACTacatatgaatatatatatatatatatatatatatatatatatatatatatatatatatatatatatatatatatatatatatatatatatatatatatatatatatatatatatatagttagtaGTTAGTTAGTTAAATAGAATAATGAAATAATATATAGATTAGAACTCTCAAAAAGGTTAGTACATATGAGTTGGTCTATAAAATCGATAAAACATAAAATTTGGATCTTAAAATTAGAGTTTCAATTTGGgtcttataattaatttaatatttaataatttcatatttcattttacaattttatagcattttattaatttgtgttatgttgaatatttatgtattattttaaataatttaaaatatataatttatggaATGAGCTATGTGAttagtgtaatatttttttaagtaaattttattacgataattaaattgttattaaaatattGGGAGTCTTGTTTGGTTTTAAAGTAAGTCTacattaattaatttatcaaaataaattataaaaataaaattctataatatgcaatatataatttttaattttttacataGCTCATTCCTGAAAttctatatatttttaatttcaaatatcTAGTAAATGATGGTGAGACTAAACGGACTTGCGGACACTGTGttgtttaaactttaaaatacaaatatttatCTTAATATCCGCAACCGCAAATGAGGTGGATATCGGACATATAAGAAGGTGCAGAGCTAATATCTAGATCTGACCCGCAAAAATTACGAATCAAAACGAAAAATGTCTAGCAGTCCGGCCGGTCGGACCCGTTTTGAAACCGTAATGATCTCTAAACATGAGGTAGACTAGTATGTAAATTGATGTAGATATAGATGAACTATTTTCACCCCTACATCATAGCAATTATCTACTTTTATAATATCTCTCATGCTGTTGCAGGTTGAAGTTAtctcttttaaaattaaaaaaaaaaaaggttaatagGTATTTACACCCCTGTAATGTAAGCGAATTTTGTTTTTCCCCCCTCCGTTGTCAaatgcaggttttggcaacggtttttttcaaaaaaatcgttgccaaaacctgtcTTTGACAACGGAGGGggaaaaagcaaaattcgctgaCATTGCAGGATTATAAATGCCtattaacccaaaaaaaaaacctttataTTGGGCCACCATTTGTACAACTTCCACATTGAATTCACCACCTCACACTTTCTTCTACATATATCATCCTTTTCTCTGTTACTCTCTTCACACCATTCttttcatcatttaatgcaaCCTATTCCATTCTTAAACTAAAGCCAAACCTACAATATACAACTTCCTCTGTCATTTACCTCACCATTTTCAAATAACACCAAAACAGCCGATAAAACATTGTTGTCGTCCATATCATGTATTTGTCATTTCACACTTATTCATCAAACTAAAGagagaaaacaaaaaaacaagaCATCATCATGGGACATCACTCTTGCTGCAACAAACAGAAAGTGAAAAGAGGTTTATGGTCTCCTGAAGAAGATGAAAAACTCATCAAATATATCACTACTTATGGACATGGTTGTTGGAGCTCAGTTCCAAAACTTGCTGGTAATTACAAAATATTCTTATATTATTTAGTTTCCTttgatattttatatataattctcaatttttttttcatattatatGATCATTTATACATAGGTTTGCAAAGATGTGGAAAGAGTTGCAGATTAAGATGGATAAATTATCTAAGACCTGATTTGAAACGTGGAAGTTTCTCTCATCAAGAAGCTTCACTCATTATAGAACTCCATAGCATTCTAGGAAATAGGTATATTATCCATTACATTTGAATCATTGACATTTATTATTCTCAAAATTTACGAGTTTGTTTCTGGTCTCTCCGATTTAAAATAAGTGTTATTTTAGTATATTCACGACTCTCATTTTGAAATggatattaattttttcttgacGGGATTTTAACTTGTTTGTTTGGATAGGTGGGCTCAGATTGCGAAGCATTTACCGGGAAGAACAGATAATGAGGTGAAAAACTTTTGGAATTCAAGCATTAAGAAGAAGATTCTTTCTCATGATATTATTCCATCTTTCACCACAATTTCTGATATTCACACCCCCTACAATATTGGTTCTATGGAAAGTTTCTTCCCTAACCCTAATTTGATCCTAAACTTCAATCATCATCCCCATCAAGATCACCTATACTTTCCAACCTCATCTCAAAATCTACAAGATAGTTTTCACCAAATTGACACAAAGGTAGATATCAATAACCATTTGAATGCCAATTTCCTCCACATTCAAAATCCAGTTCCACAAATAGTACAACCAATATCTAATCCTTTACCTTATGAAGATACATGGCCATTGAATTGTGAAACTCTTCATCTAAATCATGATCTATTAGAAAATCAAGTTTCCAAAAGTGATGCCACTCCACTTAACAAATTAATGCAACAATATGATCACAACTTGGTTGAACTTGAAACCTTTTTTCCTAAAGTCATTGATCATAGTTTTGAGGATTGTGTTTGTAGCATTCTAGATTCATCTGATTCCAAGGAACATGAAGTTCCAACAAAATTTCAGTGCTACACTCCTAGTATTGTTTATCCACAAGATCAAAATGTGGAAGTCATTCATTTGGATAACATTGGTGCCCTCATGTCATCATCATTTCCATCCTCAAGCAGCCAAATAGTCCCAAACCCTATAATTCCTTTGGAATGGAAGCCTTAAAGCAAATATAGATATGATCATCGTTTTAAATTGCAGTTGCAGTCGTCAGAGTTACATATAAGCTGTAAAATTTTATATTGCGACTCAATACAGAAAAGTTCTATCAATGCATTCAAAATTGCGGCATATGATCTCATTGATGAGACTTCAAAATCATCTATGTCAAATTCGGTTGCGGCTACAATTTTTAACTAGGGGTATGAGTTTGATTTTATCTATTTAGAGTATTGTATAACTTTAAAATGGGGGGATTTATTTAATGATTAATATGCACTTAATTATCTAATGTTTTTTCTTCAAGAGTGtgtagatttgatttgatttgttaacCTAAACCTTGCTAGTTTAGGCATGTCCATTAAGTGATGCTTGTTGAAAGTTCAATAAATGTGTGATGTACGTTTAGGTTCATTTACATGCATGCATGTATTTGTCACCTCGAAATATAGTATATGAGTTAGTATTATTTGAGGAGAGTTACATCTACATGTAACAACTATGTGTCCATTTGATTGTACTTTGAATTAGAAGTTGTTTGTTCCATtgctctctctctatctctctctctctctctctctgacatTTATGGATGTGACGACATGGAAACAAAGACAAAAGCCCTTTACAACATAATGGTCAATCGAAGGCTAAAGTGTCCTTAAATGTGCCCAAGCTAGGAGGCCACTGGCTAGCATGCATATATACTAAATGATTTGATAAGAACTTTTTGAAGCATGCACCACTATATAAGAATAAGATATAGTGTTGCGATCGAAaattaactattttaattaaaatttccaTTCCAAGTCGATTGGTGGGActgttgttatatatatatatatatatatatatatatatatatatatatatatatatatatatatatatatatatatatatatatatatatatatatatatatatatatatatatatatatatatatatatatatatatatatatatatatataaacaataaaagacatgttccaccattttaattttaatgtatattATGGATATTGACTTCAAAACTAATTTGAGATTTGGTGAAAACAGACTGCATTAAACAAAAACACCGTGattgattttctttatttatgaaaCAACCCAAATTAAACCATTTGGGTTGTTTCATAAAACACCGTGATTTGCTAATTCTTAGGTAGAAAACAAGAGGTATTCTTAGAAATTTGAAAGGCTATTTTTTTAAAGTCTTTTGTAATAATTCTTTAAGTATAGTAAATTGGAGAATTGCTCTCTCAGCAAAGTAGATTAGTTTGATTGagctaaataaataaattgtgtgTGTACTCGTTACTTTATTTTAATCTTCTTGCTCGCACGGATTTGCTAACATTCTCATGTATGTTCATTAATTTATCTCAAGACCATTTATTTTAGTTGTCATTTTTCTTTGTCCCAAACATCAAAAGATTTTAGTATGGTTGAAAATTGTGATTTAcagttatgacaaaatgcattgTTCACCATTTTTAAATAATGAAAAACTTGCTACAGGCATAAAAGTGTTGTTAATTACGAAACTTGCGTACAATTCTGAATTAGTTGTAAATTGCTTTGTAGGTTCATATAAAGAGAAGAAACAGgttcaataaaaaatgaataatttgGTTTACGGCCATGTACAATTTTAAGTTAAAAagtagaaaaggaaaagaaaaaaaaatgttgcTCTTTCATTTGAAGATATTCATTCAAATAATGAATAGATAATTGATGATCCTAATGAAGAAAATGTGCAAACTGAAGTTAATGTAGAGCAGGATGATGTTATTGTTAATAATATTATGGAAGCTGATGTTGTTAATAATGTTGTGCAAAGTGGGGGTGGTGGCAATGTTGAATTAGGTGGAAATGGAACTTCGAGCAAATCCAACTTTGGTTAATGATGAAGAAGATGTTTCATCTGAGCCAGAGTTTGATGTTGATACTCAAGATACCGATGAAGATAATGGTGATGATATTGGTGGTGATGGTTTCGCTAGAGCTTTGGATGTCTAAAACCATTagcatatttattttatattttattttattttttgctttatatAGTACCCAATTTAGAAGAAATTGGTACTTTAACTCTTTAGCCACATACtttgttattttgtttgttttattatcgagtttttttattaagaaatttTTTATGGAGTATGAAATTTAAATCTTTATGTTAATTGGTGttctattattatatatttgtgtcATATATGAGGCATTTACAggttcaaaaatatatatatgtgtgtgtcatGTATGTGTCActttttgaaaatcatttttaattttccaTAGACTCGTGCGAGTTTGCGAGTCGAGTCTGCAAGTTGAATCTATGGACCATTTTCGAGTCTGAGTAGACTCCCAAGTTTGACAACCTTTCAtagaatattaaagtaaaaaattaattagtttCTGATAAAATGATGGATCTTCGAATCATTGAATTTTGGGGTAGATCAAGTGCTGGGTGCAGCATGTTTTCTAGGGATTTTGTTTGCATTTGTTTATGATATAAAACTAAAAaaaggttagataaataaatgattttctgctcgaataaaaatttaatatcacAAACCTTAAACTCAAATAATTTTCTGGTCTTGCAATTCATCATAGACATCTTTTCATGGCAAATGCTCTTGAAGATCTTAAAGTGTTagatgtagatagtttcaagcacttcatgatgtttcattatctttttttgatattcagaatgcttttataatggCGATTTTTATGTTTCACGTAGATCACTAATGAtagtgtcttgagcgttgatactcgTGAAATTGACGGTGACTCGTGAAATTGAGCGCTGATACTCGTGAAATTGACGGTTTTTATGTTTCTCAATATTGTCAATCCAAGAAATGTAGTGATGTCTTCTTTGATTTACAACATTAGAAGGTTATTTCAATAATACAACGACAAAATCAACACCATTAtttgagatagattgcaaggacaaaaaaaaaagttttgttcaagataaaagaacattgaagattttttctgTCTTGCAATTTATTCCAAAAGAATGATGCATACGAGTATAGGACGGCTACATATAAgttaggattagggtaaaatttgaataaaatgtgcttttataataaattttgctTATTTTATCCCTCAGTTATTACGAAAACCGAAGGGATAGATCATTTAGTCTAcacttataaagaaataaaaacataaacttcaATAGTTAGGATTTGAAGCATGTCCTGAATTGTTTGTCCCCTCGGTAATATTAAACATCGGGAGAATatgttgtttttttataaaaatgaaaaataaaacatgGCCACCTTGACATTATACATCGGTTTATTTTTGTGTTAGGTGAAAATTtcgttataaaaaaaataatatttgaaagtaGTGATTTAAGAATATTCTTTGGAGCTTTCTCAAATAAGATTAGAGTTTGAACCTTCTTTCAAGCTGAATTGCATGGAATTATGCTTAATATTTCAAATATGCTAACAGaaaaaatttgagaaaatttTAGTTTGAAACTGACTCGATATTCGTCATTTGTGCATCTAATTTGAATATTGTCCCTTgaaatcttttaattaaataaaaaaaatactttacaCACAACACGcttctttaaattcaaaatatCTCACATTTTCATGTAGGAAAATGCAGATGCAAGACTGACCAAtgcagttttttttttattaactatGACACTTAGTAAAATTCATTTTCTATTTATACTTTTGAAAGTTTTTGAGAGATAGATTGAACATTTCTAACTAtcatttttactaattttttgaTGGATTAGGTTTTACGTCCccaaatttattttgtttttcttttttatttaatatattatctTTATTTAAAAAGTTGAAATTATTGCTTCTAGAATTAGAATCTTAGGAGTTGAagaaatctataatataaaaaaataagctAGTCTAAAAAGTACGTAATTGCCCCTGCTTATAATTTGTGATGTCACGTGGGGTAttcttaggggtggcaaaacgggccatgGCCCGCAGGGCCGGCCtgccacccgccaaaaaatggcgggttgggttgggattttaggcccgccgctcaccaaagctcgccccgcaaaaacccgccgcccgccatacccgccccgccaaagcccgccgcccgccaaaacccgcctctcCTCCAAAAATCACTCTATTTTTAGTTAACTctagtaattttaattcttgatggtttattttatacatttatttataaatatatgtaatatttttttaagtaaatttgttaaaaagttgcttttataaaaaattgttttaaaaaataagtgaaaaatttaattaaaagataaaaaaacctattaatatattaaaaatataaataaaaatagactgGTAAGCCCGCcacccgccaacccgccatcttggcggggcgggcatgatttttatgcccattttacttggcgggcatgcccgccccgctcgtttttttgcgggcataaggcggggcgggcggggcgggcggcccgttttgccacccctaggtaTTCTACTACCAGTTTTAGCTCTTTTCCAATTCTTCCAACACTTCTAATCTTGTAATGCATGCTGCtaatttttttagattaaaaaaattattttttgaaaaatgctACTTTTTCTTCTTCTACTATACCTACTTTTTACTATTTAGATCTAAAAAATTaccataaaaactaatttttgtttTGCTAATTTTTGGGAGAGAGAAAAaacatctataaaaaaaaaataagttttcatGAGATCTTCATATTTAACTAAGTttctataatatttttaagaaaaattcttcattttcaaaaaaaacataaatataatataCCTGAATTATTTATCTTCTTGAATTTAAGAAGTTAAAGAACAaaactataatttatttttttaaaaccaactaaaaaattgtttatttttaaatttttttttttttgtatttttagatttttaaaaacATTAGCATAAAAAACATTAGTAGATAGGACTCAACAGTTATCCAATTTATACCagttttacgggtaccagacatttttctatacatttaattattatttttttacgggtatcggacatttttttatatatttagattattattttttcacgggtaccagacatttttctaaacattcaattattattttttcacgagtaccgaacatttttctatatattcaactattattttttcacgggtaccagacatttttctaaacattcaattattatttttttcacgggtaccggacatttttctatacattcaattattattttttcacgggtaccagacattttttaaACATTCAGTTACTATTTTTTTacaggtaccagacatttttttaaacattcaattattattttttcataggTAGCGAAATTTTTTCTATGCATTCAATTATTAGTTTGGCTTAATTACAACTTTAGTCCCCCtaatttgtctttttcttgattttgatctctctattttaaaaatcactattttagtcccctttttaagttttttgtgcaattttcatccctctattttat includes these proteins:
- the LOC131618093 gene encoding transcription factor MYB26-like, which codes for MGHHSCCNKQKVKRGLWSPEEDEKLIKYITTYGHGCWSSVPKLAGLQRCGKSCRLRWINYLRPDLKRGSFSHQEASLIIELHSILGNRWAQIAKHLPGRTDNEVKNFWNSSIKKKILSHDIIPSFTTISDIHTPYNIGSMESFFPNPNLILNFNHHPHQDHLYFPTSSQNLQDSFHQIDTKVDINNHLNANFLHIQNPVPQIVQPISNPLPYEDTWPLNCETLHLNHDLLENQVSKSDATPLNKLMQQYDHNLVELETFFPKVIDHSFEDCVCSILDSSDSKEHEVPTKFQCYTPSIVYPQDQNVEVIHLDNIGALMSSSFPSSSSQIVPNPIIPLEWKP